In the genome of Anabaena cylindrica PCC 7122, the window TTCTATGATTTTGGCATGATGGCAGAAATCAGAACTTTGGATAAAGATCAGATGATTAAAACCTTTTTTGCTGTGTTAAAAAAGGATAGTGATGAAGTAGTAACTACTCTCATGAGTATGGGATTACTTGAACCTATCCCAGATATGACTCCAGTGAGAAGATTAATCACATTTTTATTAGATAAGTTCACCGATAAACCCTTAGATATTAGGGCATTAGGCGAGTTAAAAAGTGAACTTTATGAAATGTTTGAACAGCAGCCATTTCGCCTACCTGCTCAAATGACATTTATTTTAAAAGCTTTAACTACATTAGATGGTATTGCTAGGACTTTAGATCCTAAATACAATCCTACAGCATCATCCCAATCATTTGTCAAAAGCCTGGCAACTACAAAAGGTAAAGGAAATTCTATCGCCCAATTAAGCAGACAAGCAAGGGATTTTCTTCAATATCAACTGACAAAACCGAATAAAACTGAAGTTTTAGTTAAAAAATTAGAAGAAAGAGTTGAAAGAGGAGAGTTACAATTAAGAGTTAAAAATGTTGAAAGCGATCGCATATTAAGACGAATTTATCTAGCAGTCAAAACCTTAATTTATGCTTGTTTAACAGGATTTAGTATGTTGACAGGATTAATTTTGACGATTGCTAAGTATAATAATTGGGCGATTGCTATTTTTTGTGTATGTGGTTTTTGTCTATATTTATTAGTTAAATCCCTAATGAAATTAGCAGTTATCGAGAAAATAGAAAAATTGAGTAAAAAGTAGCTGGCTAAAGTGTCCCATTATTGTCGGTCAAAATCCCATTGTATTTTTTTGTAATTACCGTTGGGAATATGGTTAAGTTGGTGGGGAAAACTGAGGTAGAGTGAGGGTAAAACAAATTTCGCTGAGAGGGGAGTCTGTAATGGGAGTACTCTCAATAGCGATAGCACCCTGCAAATGCTGTACTAGAGATTTTACCAGGGCTAATCCCAAGCCTGTACCTGGTATCCAACGTCCTTTACCACGACGGAACTTGTCAAAGATGTAGGCTGCTTCTTCTTGTGAAATGCCACGCCCTGTATTAGTCACTTTAATAATAACTTGATCAACTTCTTCCTCGACTTTGTGACTAACTTGTAAATGGACAACAGTATCACGTTCTGAATATTTACTGACATTAGTGAAAAGTTCTTGCAAAATGCGCTCAAAACTCTCAATTTCGGTTTGGAGCGTTAATGACTCCTTGGGTAAATCTACGGTGATAGTTAATTCCTTCTCCGTCAGTTGTTTTTCAACACCAGTGACAAACTCATTAATCTTAGTATTTAAATCTATACTTTCAAATTGTGGTGCTTCTTTATGAGATTCAAGTTTTTGGAGTGTCAGTAGGTCATTAATCAAGTTAATTTCCTTGGTACATTCGGATTCTAGAATATCTAGATATCGAGATTGACGATCTGCTGAAATTCCTGGCAAGCGTAGGTTACGAATAGACATTCGCATATTTGTCAGGGGATAACGCAAGCGATCGCTAATGTTGCTCACAAATTCATCTTTGAGTTCATTTAATTGTTGTAACTGCTCAACATATTGCTTTGTTTTTTCATATAATTTTGCCTGTACTTCCAAACTCCGCTTCAGTTGCTCTGTTCGTTCATCTACCAAATTTTGGACTTGTCGTAGTGTCTGCGACTGAATTATGGCATTACTCAATTGAGCGCAGACCATTTCCACCAAATTCAATTCCGCAGGTTGCCAATTGCGAGCAGTTTCTTGCTGTAAAACCACAAAACCTAAAACTTTGCCTTGATTTTCCAATGGCATTAACAGTGTGGTAGGAAACTCCTCAATGGCAAATAATTGATTTGGTTGCCGATCATCTTTTGGTTCTGTAAAATTATCAATCATAATCGGTTTCCCCGATTCTACAAATACACGCTGGCATAAACTACAATCTGATAACCAAAAAGACTGCTCTAATTTTTCTACAGCAGTGGCAGAAACGCTATTAGTCTTACTCCATTCGCCAACTACCGTAGCTTTGGCTTTAGGAATTTGATTTTTTGGACGATTCCTAAACATTGGATCTGCGTATTTCAATAAAATCAATAAACCTCGATCTGCTTCTAAAGATTCAGCAGTTGATGAAATCACCAATTGGAGCATTTGATTAAACTCCAAGTTGCTAAGGCTTAGTATAGTTAATTGCTTAATTAAACTTTGATGCTGGCTAGTCTTTTGCAGATACTGCTTTTGAGTTGAGAGCAGATGTATTTGTGATATTTGAGCTAAAGCGATCGCACAAGATAACGCTACTACCTTTAGTAATTGTTTTTCTGATTCATTCCAATCATAAGGTTGGAATTTTATCAGGATAATTATACCATTCTGTTGCTCATTAAATCGCGTGGGAATTGCTAACACCGATTTAATCGGGACTGATAAAGATTGACACCCAATTACTAGATTTTTTTGACTTATGGAAATATCATCAATAGTCAATGGTTCAGAAGCACATTGTACAACTGGTGAACTCATCATCAACTGTTCCATTGATAATATTTCGTCGCAGTGTGATAATTCCAGATATTCTTCGCTACACCAATTAGCTGTGGATATTTCAGCCGATTCATCACCTGTGACAGCTAACAGACAGCAGCAATCTACTTTAAATGCTAATCCCAGCAAGTGAGCAATTTCTTGCAGCATCAAGGATGGATTTGCGCTATTGGCAATGATATGATTAATATCCTGCACCAAAGCATGACCTGTTTTTTCCTGTTGCTGCATCAGCTTGGCGGGGTATTCTTGTAGTTTTTCTACATCATTTACGTATTGTGGGAATGACAATAAACGCTTTTTCATTACTGGTACACTAGTGGATGATCATCCGATACAAAAATGCTAACAATCTGATGAATCCTGAGTCATTTATAAAGATTTTCCGTTAAATCTTATTATTTATATTTCAGTTACTGTCTTTTTAACAGCCGTATCAATCTAGGTCTTAGCGGATAAAGCAGTGAATTCAGGTTCATAACTGAAAAACTGCTAAGAGGCTGCAAGGCAAGTCTTCTCTACCTTTAGTAATAATTAGGCATCAATTTTTTGCCCATATTCTAAGAGCCACTTAATATATCAGCATTTTGAGGTTGAATCAGTTTAGAGCCTCAGGATTAGGATATCGTGTCTGTAACTTTACATAAACCGTAATTTCTCTATAATTACACAAAAAATATCATAGTTGGTATCCGAGTTAATACTGGGTATGTTAGTGACAGTCCACGAAATACAATTTTGGTGATTCTGGGTTTATCGAGTTGATTTATCTAAACCTGTTGCCAGATCCAAAAAAATAAATCAAAACCAAATTTAAAACGCAACCTAGTTACTTTTAGGAAAACTAGGCTGCATTTACTGAAATACAACAGAATTCAGGCTTTGCCGTGAGCCTCAGTCAAACGGAGTCAGCCCTATGGCTAACGCCACGCTATCGGATTTTGGCATGAGCGCTACTTCCCTTGTCCGCAGGACTTACGGCAAAGCACAGTACAAGTCAGTCGAACCCTGACGCTCACGGAAGTCTCATTAATCTACAATCTGCTGTATCAGGATTGGTGTAGGCTGGCAGAAATCATTGACCAGTAGAAAGTTTTCCTCCGCACTCGTTACTCAGCCAGACTCTCGACACTTAGAGGAACCATATCGCCATTTTTAGTTAGGGCTAATAACATAGGCTGTTGAGCTTGAATTAATGAGCCTGTGAGTACACAGCGCTCTTCTTGCTGGGCTGTAGCCGATATACTAGCTCGAATATCAGCACGGGAAAATCTGGGTTTCCATTCACCTGATTTTTGCTGGACAGTGGGAATAGGAGTTGATGTAGGAGTGGGATTAGGCTGGGCAAATACCGCAGAACTACCTAAAGTCAACATCAACAGTGTCATCACAGAAATACGATTTAACAACATTCAGTTTTAACTCCTGGGAATATGTACATTAACTTATGTAGCATTACTTACATTCTGACTAAACAATGTGACGGTAACTGATCGAATTTGTTTCCTCTCTTTTTCAATTGATTTCTTTTAAACAAACCGCTGTGTAAACTCATACATTAAATCTACTCGTCCTTTACGCAACATGGCTGGATCTAATCTTTCTGTGGTGTTACAAGTCATTAATACAACCAACCGCTGCTTAATTTGTACACCAGATTCATCAATTACACTTTGGTATAAAGTGCCATCTAACAATGCCAAAATATGCTCAGTTTTGTTATTATACTGTGCTACTTCTGAAGCTCTATCTTGAGCTAAATTATCAGCTTCGTTGATGATTATACAAATCCTTTCTAAGTAACTTGGAGGAACAAAATTAGTAATGGCATCATGATCCAAAATAAAAATTACATAGCCTAAAGGTACTAAAATTTCCTTGGCTACTGATTGTGTCCATGCTGTTTTGCCTGTTCCTGGTTCTCCATGTACTACAACGGCTAATTGGTTCTGATTGATAATTGCTTGTTGAACTGAGTCACTAAAGTCTTGAATTTTTTGGGGAAATGTACGAATGGGAAATTGATTATGAACTTTCCCAACACGACTTTGATATCCACTCAACATCACCGCTAAATCATAAGTCGCCTTATTAATTAAAGGTGCTAGATTTTGGGACATTAAAGTATATTGTCTTCGTCCACGATCATAAGGATCAATCTGTAACCAAACATCGTATTTAGACCAGTAAGCATAAACAGTATTGATTACATCTAGTCGTTCCCAATTAACAAATTTTTCTGTGGGAAAATAGAAATCTCTCTCCGAGTAATATTGGGTAATAATATCAGGACTTTCTAATAAACGTAAAACCCTCAAAACGGTAATTTCTTGCAAGAGATTCAAAACATAATCAATGGGGATACTATTACGACTCACAAATTGGACAATGGGTGTTTCTGTAGTTAAAACATCCTTGTAGCGATGGTCAGGCGTTATTGCATCAGGTGTAATAAAATTCCAATATTTTTGCAATTCACCACGAGTATAGTCTGAAGCTAAATTTAATATATTTGCCCACCAAGCATAATCTTTTCTTGCTAATGCATCTGCATAATAACTTGCTAGATTAATAGTTTTTTGGGTTAATTCATGGGTATCCTGAAATATAATTTGCTGGAAATACCCCCAATCAAAGTCACGTTGAAATGGCCGCCAACCATTAGAGAGTAAGTTTTGCCGATTGTTATTCTTGGAATTACTGTCGTCATTACTTCTGAAATAATCAAAATCCATATTTGATGCAATTTAGTGATGGTTGAGTTATTTGGTAATTATGCAGGAGATGATGGAAAAGTTTTATCGTATCTACAGGATTTGTTTGGCGCAACTTTATATAAAATTGGTATTACTGCCAATAAACTCTACTGGTAAATTATTACACGTATTTTACTTTTAAGCTAATCTCCAAGTTTTTAGTACCTGTAACTGTTAGGGGACACAAGTGCTAAGGTTAAATAATTTTTCTCAATTTTGGAAAATAAAAATAATATTACATAAGTTTACATAACTTAAAAGCTATTAAGATGGGAAATTACCCAAATTAACTAGGAAAAGAGTTAAATAATTAGCGTAGCACCCATTTAGATACTACATACAATACATATACACTACTATGTCAAGTATTATGCTAAAAATATTTACGTTTCAGTGAGGATTAGCTAAATTTTTTACCAACTGATTAATGTATATTCATTGCTATAGCGGTTTGCTGTTGGATGCAATACGATGAGGGGTGAAGAGAGACAACTCCTACATAATTGATAATGAAAAACTGTATTTCACTGACCTAAAAACCTTAATAAGGGACTATTTATTAATCAATTTCTTTAAATTTAGGAAAAATTGGTAAACAGCTTTATTGCAGTCATCAAGATATATTAATGGATATTGTAGGCTGCTGTGAAAAGGCTAGTAAAATTTCTGATATATCTATTTGGTAGTGTATTTTCATACTGATTTGTATA includes:
- a CDS encoding GAF domain-containing protein — protein: MKKRLLSFPQYVNDVEKLQEYPAKLMQQQEKTGHALVQDINHIIANSANPSLMLQEIAHLLGLAFKVDCCCLLAVTGDESAEISTANWCSEEYLELSHCDEILSMEQLMMSSPVVQCASEPLTIDDISISQKNLVIGCQSLSVPIKSVLAIPTRFNEQQNGIIILIKFQPYDWNESEKQLLKVVALSCAIALAQISQIHLLSTQKQYLQKTSQHQSLIKQLTILSLSNLEFNQMLQLVISSTAESLEADRGLLILLKYADPMFRNRPKNQIPKAKATVVGEWSKTNSVSATAVEKLEQSFWLSDCSLCQRVFVESGKPIMIDNFTEPKDDRQPNQLFAIEEFPTTLLMPLENQGKVLGFVVLQQETARNWQPAELNLVEMVCAQLSNAIIQSQTLRQVQNLVDERTEQLKRSLEVQAKLYEKTKQYVEQLQQLNELKDEFVSNISDRLRYPLTNMRMSIRNLRLPGISADRQSRYLDILESECTKEINLINDLLTLQKLESHKEAPQFESIDLNTKINEFVTGVEKQLTEKELTITVDLPKESLTLQTEIESFERILQELFTNVSKYSERDTVVHLQVSHKVEEEVDQVIIKVTNTGRGISQEEAAYIFDKFRRGKGRWIPGTGLGLALVKSLVQHLQGAIAIESTPITDSPLSEICFTLTLPQFSPPT
- a CDS encoding AAA family ATPase, encoding MDFDYFRSNDDSNSKNNNRQNLLSNGWRPFQRDFDWGYFQQIIFQDTHELTQKTINLASYYADALARKDYAWWANILNLASDYTRGELQKYWNFITPDAITPDHRYKDVLTTETPIVQFVSRNSIPIDYVLNLLQEITVLRVLRLLESPDIITQYYSERDFYFPTEKFVNWERLDVINTVYAYWSKYDVWLQIDPYDRGRRQYTLMSQNLAPLINKATYDLAVMLSGYQSRVGKVHNQFPIRTFPQKIQDFSDSVQQAIINQNQLAVVVHGEPGTGKTAWTQSVAKEILVPLGYVIFILDHDAITNFVPPSYLERICIIINEADNLAQDRASEVAQYNNKTEHILALLDGTLYQSVIDESGVQIKQRLVVLMTCNTTERLDPAMLRKGRVDLMYEFTQRFV